Proteins from a single region of Anastrepha ludens isolate Willacy chromosome 5, idAnaLude1.1, whole genome shotgun sequence:
- the LOC128865423 gene encoding tetraspanin-5 isoform X1, with the protein MHSVRKYRSETSEISCCLKYLLFSSNVVVWTAGLCVLAVGIWAWNEKDMFSNLAKLTFIALDPAFVLICTGTITFIIGFTGSVGALRENTCLLSLYALFLSLLLMFEISLGILTFVLKDKGWIKDQATEGLRAFIIHYREDPDQQNLIDWIQEDWLQCCGIDGPKDWDSNNYFNCSSSAIGSREACGVPFSCCRRRPTEIIKNKQCGYDVRKEGYKFEISKIIYEKGCVQAGEEWIERNLIIISTSVIILIFIQILGICFTQNLRADINAQKSKWH; encoded by the exons ATGCATTCCGTACGCAAATATCGCAGCGAGACCAGTGAGATCAGCTGTTGTCTGAAATATTTGCTCTTCAGCAGCAACGTAGTTGTTTGG ACTGCTGGATTGTGTGTACTGGCCGTAGGTATTTGGGCATGGAACGAAAAAGATATGTTTAGTAATTTGGCCAAACTAACATTTATAGCGCTAGATCCTGCCTTTGTACTTATTTGCACAGGCACCATAACATTTATCATTGGCTTTACTGGAAGTGTGGGTGCGCTACGAGAAAACACCTGCCTATTGTCACTG tatGCACTGTTTCTATCTTTGCTGTTGATGTTCGAAATCAGTCTGGGCATATTGACTTTCGTGCTGAAGGACAAAGGCTGG ATAAAAGATCAAGCAACCGAAGGATTGCGTGCTTTCATCATCCACTATCGCGAAGACCCAGATCAGCAAAATCTCATCGACTGGATACAAGAGGATTGGCTGCAGTGTTGTGGCATCGATGGTCCTAAAGACTGGGATAGCAATAACTATTTCAATTGTTCATCAAGCGCGATAGGCAGTCGGGAGGCATGTGGTGTGCCATTTTCATGCTGCCGTCGCCGGCCGACAGAGATAATTAAGAACAAGCAGTGCGGCTATGATGTGCGCAAGGAGGGATAT AAGTTTGAAATATCGAAAATCATTTACGAAAAAGGCTGTGTACAAGCAGGCGAAGAATGGATTGAacgtaatttaattataatttcaacCAGCGttattatacttatttttatacag aTACTCGGAATTTGTTTTACTCAAAATCTGCGCGCTGACATAAATGCACAAAAATCCAAATGGCACTGA
- the LOC128865019 gene encoding protein rolling stone-like — MEDQVQISETSGQCCSCCYPCAKLFQNSRFSLLHKPVNDFFKSQWQKGECSKIFLIYRWCFAAWFAVTLGLSLEQFFFDGKWFIYFTNWGFLLCTLVSLYSAILVSIYCFTAPKAPCPLWMVKLYWALHISSFACATGLSLVYWVLIYPFAKCQMPEGIHRTEILQVYRRFYVGPDSNTCITFFHNINSHAITSIMMILDQVVVAFPTRVSHLIYPVFVVMLYILFSIVYFLMDGENVIGRPYVYRLLNWGEHPLFSSCVAFGGILILYPMCLFGYFIYKIRVCLSSSK; from the exons ATGGAAGATCAAGTCCAAATAAGCGAG acTAGTGGTCAGTGCTGCAGCTGTTGCTACCCATGTGCGAAGCTATTCCAAAATTCCAGATTCAGCCTGTTACATAAGCCCGtaaacgattttttcaaatcaCAA TGGCAAAAAGGCGAGTGCTCCAAAATATTCCTAATATATCGCTGGTGCTTTGCAGCCTGGTTCGCGGTCACACTGGGACTTAGCTTGGAACAGTTCTTCTTCGATGGCAaatggtttatttattttacaaattggGGATTTTTGCTCTGTACGCTGGTGTCCCTCTATAGTGCCATATTGGTATCAATATATTGTTTCACAGCACCTAAAGCAC cCTGCCCGCTATGGATGGTGAAATTGTACTGGGCCCTGCACATTTCGTCGTTTGCATGTGCAACTGGACTGTCATTAGTCTATTGGGTCTTAATATATCCATTTGCGAAGTGTCAAATGCCTGAGGGAATACATCGAACTGAAATCCTACAAGTTTATCGGCGCTTTTATGTTGGCCCCGATAGTAATACCTGCATTACTTTCTTTCACAACATCAATTCACATGCAATTACCTCAATAATGATGATTTTAGACCAGGTTGTGGTCGCATTTCCTACACGCGTTTCGCATTTGATCTATCCAGTATTTGTTGTCATGCTGtatatacttttttcaatagtcTACTTTCTGATGGACGGCGAAAATGT CATTGGTAGGCCGTATGTATATAGACTTCTTAATTGGGGCGAACACCCTCTTTTCTCATCCTGTGTCGCCTTTGGTGGCATCTTGATTTTATATCCAATGTGTCTTTTCGGctactttatttataaaattcgcGTATGTTTAAGTtccagcaaataa
- the LOC128865422 gene encoding beta-galactosidase produces the protein MMNALKYKLVTGLIFASLLVNLEGCVANQTKRSFTIDHEANTFLMDSKPFRYVSGSFHYFRALPQVWEERLKTMRAAGLNAIDTYIEWSLHNPHDGAYNWDGIANIERFLELAQNAGFYVVLRPGPYICAERDNGGLPHWLSHKYPEIKVRTSDSNYQLEVSKWYAQLMPRLQRFFYGNGGPIITVQVENEYASFYACDADHLIWLRDETEKYVQGKAVLFTTDQPKDVKRCAKIEGVHATVDFGIGSNFDSQWSAMRSVQPTGPLVNSEFYPGWLTHWEEENQRRDANEVANSLRLMLEAGANVNFYMFFGGTNFGFTAGANNYGKGYVADITSYDYDAVMDEAGNVTKKFELVRKVISEFLEVPAEENCNGCITTQRLAYGNVTLEPIGNLLSQLGRTALAHGEPIKAAKPLTFEELDQYSGLVLYETELPHLEIDPTLLTVNELHDRAYVFVDEELVGTLSVKNGILSVPLSKGFGSRLQLLVENQGRINYETLNDTKGILGDITVERSNGEKQKLNNWVTTSFPLESSQMTSFIEAYKNDKGAEIVQKSKVLKNGPVIYYGEFEVENLGDTYLNSIGWGKGVAYVNGFNLGRYWPLVGPQMTLYLPKDLLQIGTNTLVILEYQTANLNTENGEYVVALEDRPQLDG, from the exons ATGATGAACGCATTAAAATATAAACTTGTGACGGGATTGATTTTTGCTAGTCTCTTAGTCAACCTAGAAGGTTGCGTGGCAAAT caaaCAAAACGGTCCTTCACAATCGACCATGAGGCCAATACCTTTTTAATGGATAGCAAGCCGTTTCGTTATGTCTCAGGGTCATTTCACTATTTTCGTGCTTTGCCACAAGTATGGGAAGAACGTTTAAAAACAATGCGTGCAGCCGGCTTAAATGCCATCGATAC CTACATCGAATGGTCGCTGCATAATCCTCATGACGGCGCCTACAACTGGGACGGAATTGCAAATATTGAGCGCTTCTTAGAATTAGCACAGAACGCTGGTTTCTATGTGGTCCTACGTCCAGGACCATACATCTGTGCAGAACGTGATAAT GGCGGGCTACCCCACTGGCTTTCCCACAAGTATCCGGAAATAAAGGTACGCACCAGCGATTCCAACTACCAGTTGGAAGTAAGCAAATGGTATGCTCAACTTATGCCACGTCTACAAAGGTTCTTCTACGGCAATGGCGGTCCAATCATAACGGTTCAAGTAGAAAACGAATATGCGTCTTTTTATGCGTGCGATGCTGACCATTTGATTTGGTTGCGCGATGAAACCGAAAAATATGTTCAAGGCAAAGCAGTGCTTTTTACAACAGATCAGCCGAAAGATGTGAAAAGGTGTGCGAAGATTGAAGGAGTACATGCGACCGTCGACTTCGGAATAG GCTCAAATTTTGACAGCCAATGGAGTGCTATGCGTAGTGTTCAACCAACCGGACCATTAGTAAACTCTGAATTCTATCCCGGTTGGTTGACCCACTGGGAAGAGGAAAATCAAAGGCGTGATGCTAATGAAGTGGCAAATTCATTGAG ACTTATGCTCGAAGCAGGTGCGAATGTCAACTTTTACATGTTCTTTGGTGGCACTAACTTTGGCTTTACTGCTGGTGCCAACAACTATGGCAAAGGTTATGTTGCAGATATTACCTCTTATGATTACGACGCTGTAATGGATGAGGCCGGTAATGttaccaaaaaatttgaattggtccGCAAAGTTATATCCGAATTTCTCGAAGTACCAGCAGAAGAGAATTGTAATGGCTGCATAACGACGCAACGCCTGGCTTATGGAAATGTAACTTTGGAACCAATCGGTAATTTACTCTCCCAACTGGGACGCACTGCGCTGGCACATGGAGAGCCGATTAAAGCTGCGAAGCCACTTACATTTGAAGAACTCGACCAGTACTCCGGTTTGGTGTTGTATGAAACTGAATTACCACATCTGGAGATCGATCCCACTCTTCTCACTGTCAACGAACTGCATGATCGCGCTTATGTGTTTGTAGATGAAGAGTTGGTGGGCACGTTATCGGTTAAGAATGGCATTTTGTCAGTACCATTGAGTAAAGGTTTTGGCAGCCGCTTGCAGTTGTTGGTGGAGAATCAAGGGCGCATCAATTACGAAACTCTTAACGATACGAAAGGTATTTTAGGTGACATAACAGTGGAACGTTCCAACGGCGAAAAGCAGAAGCTAAATAATTGGGTTACAACATCCTTCCCTTTGGAGAGTTCCCAAATGACGTCATTCATAGAAGCATACAAAAACGATAAAGGAGCTGAAATAGTACAAAAGAGCAAAGTTCTAAAGAATGGACCTGTTATTTATTATGGCGAGTTCGAAGTTGAAAATCTGGGTGATACCTATTTAAATTCAATTGGCTGGGGCAAGGGTGTGGCTTATGTGAATGGCTTCAATCTCGGGCGTTATTGGCCATTAGTTGGACCACAAATGACGCTCTACCTACCTAAAGATTTATTGCAAATTGGCACAAATACGTTAGTTATTTTGGAATATCAGACAGCCAATTTAAATACCGAAAATGGAGAGTATGTCGTGGCGCTCGAAGACAGACCGCAGTTGGATGGCTAA
- the LOC128865423 gene encoding tetraspanin-5 isoform X3, producing the protein MHSVRKYRSETSEISCCLKYLLFSSNVVVWTAGLCVLAVGIWAWNEKDMFSNLAKLTFIALDPAFVLICTGTITFIIGFTGSVGALRENTCLLSLYALFLSLLLMFEISLGILTFVLKDKGWIKDQATEGLRAFIIHYREDPDQQNLIDWIQEDWLQCCGIDGPKDWDSNNYFNCSSSAIGSREACGVPFSCCRRRPTEIIKNKQCGYDVRKEGYPVERHIYERGCLRAGEDWLEAHLISVASSCICILIIQKFEISKIIYEKGCVQAGEEWIERNLIIISTSVIILIFIQILGICFTQNLRADINAQKSKWH; encoded by the exons ATGCATTCCGTACGCAAATATCGCAGCGAGACCAGTGAGATCAGCTGTTGTCTGAAATATTTGCTCTTCAGCAGCAACGTAGTTGTTTGG ACTGCTGGATTGTGTGTACTGGCCGTAGGTATTTGGGCATGGAACGAAAAAGATATGTTTAGTAATTTGGCCAAACTAACATTTATAGCGCTAGATCCTGCCTTTGTACTTATTTGCACAGGCACCATAACATTTATCATTGGCTTTACTGGAAGTGTGGGTGCGCTACGAGAAAACACCTGCCTATTGTCACTG tatGCACTGTTTCTATCTTTGCTGTTGATGTTCGAAATCAGTCTGGGCATATTGACTTTCGTGCTGAAGGACAAAGGCTGG ATAAAAGATCAAGCAACCGAAGGATTGCGTGCTTTCATCATCCACTATCGCGAAGACCCAGATCAGCAAAATCTCATCGACTGGATACAAGAGGATTGGCTGCAGTGTTGTGGCATCGATGGTCCTAAAGACTGGGATAGCAATAACTATTTCAATTGTTCATCAAGCGCGATAGGCAGTCGGGAGGCATGTGGTGTGCCATTTTCATGCTGCCGTCGCCGGCCGACAGAGATAATTAAGAACAAGCAGTGCGGCTATGATGTGCGCAAGGAGGGATAT CCGGTGGAGCGACATATTTATGAGCGTGGTTGTTTGCGAGCTGGCGAAGATTGGCTGGAAGCGCACCTAATAAGTGTGGCGTCTTCCTGCATTTGTATACTAATAATCCAG AAGTTTGAAATATCGAAAATCATTTACGAAAAAGGCTGTGTACAAGCAGGCGAAGAATGGATTGAacgtaatttaattataatttcaacCAGCGttattatacttatttttatacag aTACTCGGAATTTGTTTTACTCAAAATCTGCGCGCTGACATAAATGCACAAAAATCCAAATGGCACTGA
- the LOC128865423 gene encoding tetraspanin-5 isoform X2 has product MHSVRKYRSETSEISCCLKYLLFSSNVVVWTAGLCVLAVGIWAWNEKDMFSNLAKLTFIALDPAFVLICTGTITFIIGFTGSVGALRENTCLLSLYALFLSLLLMFEISLGILTFVLKDKGWIKDQATEGLRAFIIHYREDPDQQNLIDWIQEDWLQCCGIDGPKDWDSNNYFNCSSSAIGSREACGVPFSCCRRRPTEIIKNKQCGYDVRKEGYFEISKIIYEKGCVQAGEEWIERNLIIISTSVIILIFIQILGICFTQNLRADINAQKSKWH; this is encoded by the exons ATGCATTCCGTACGCAAATATCGCAGCGAGACCAGTGAGATCAGCTGTTGTCTGAAATATTTGCTCTTCAGCAGCAACGTAGTTGTTTGG ACTGCTGGATTGTGTGTACTGGCCGTAGGTATTTGGGCATGGAACGAAAAAGATATGTTTAGTAATTTGGCCAAACTAACATTTATAGCGCTAGATCCTGCCTTTGTACTTATTTGCACAGGCACCATAACATTTATCATTGGCTTTACTGGAAGTGTGGGTGCGCTACGAGAAAACACCTGCCTATTGTCACTG tatGCACTGTTTCTATCTTTGCTGTTGATGTTCGAAATCAGTCTGGGCATATTGACTTTCGTGCTGAAGGACAAAGGCTGG ATAAAAGATCAAGCAACCGAAGGATTGCGTGCTTTCATCATCCACTATCGCGAAGACCCAGATCAGCAAAATCTCATCGACTGGATACAAGAGGATTGGCTGCAGTGTTGTGGCATCGATGGTCCTAAAGACTGGGATAGCAATAACTATTTCAATTGTTCATCAAGCGCGATAGGCAGTCGGGAGGCATGTGGTGTGCCATTTTCATGCTGCCGTCGCCGGCCGACAGAGATAATTAAGAACAAGCAGTGCGGCTATGATGTGCGCAAGGAGGGATAT TTTGAAATATCGAAAATCATTTACGAAAAAGGCTGTGTACAAGCAGGCGAAGAATGGATTGAacgtaatttaattataatttcaacCAGCGttattatacttatttttatacag aTACTCGGAATTTGTTTTACTCAAAATCTGCGCGCTGACATAAATGCACAAAAATCCAAATGGCACTGA
- the LOC128865017 gene encoding COP9 signalosome complex subunit 2, whose product MSDNEDDFMCEDDEDYGLEYSEDSNSEPDVDLENQYYNSKALKEDNPNGALASFQKVLDLEGGEKGEWGFKALKQMIKINFKLNNYNEMMERYKLLLTYIKSAVTRNHSEKSINSILDYISTSKNMEILQKFYETTLDALKDAKNDRLWFKTNTKLGKLYFDLGDFIKLQKILKQLHQSCQTDDGEDDLKKGTQLLEIYALEIQMYTVQKNNKKLKALYEQSLHIKSAIPHPLIMGVIRECGGKMHLREGEFEKAHTDFFEAFKNYDESGSPRRTTCLKYLVLANMLMKSGINPFDSQEAKPYKQDPEIVAMTKLVISYQNNDITEFESILKTNHKNIMDDPFIREHIEDLLRNIRTQVLIKLIRPYKNIRIPFIATKLKIEAVEVESLLVSCILDNTIQGRIDQMNQILQLDKENSNAARYNAVDGWANQISSLHQAVVNKMA is encoded by the exons ATGTCTGACAACGAGGATGATTTTATGTGCGAGGATGATGAGGATTACGGATTG GAATATTCGGAAGATAGTAATTCTGAGCCCGATGTGGATCTAGAAAATCAATATTACAATAGCAAAGCCTTGAAGGAAGATAATCCGAATGGTGCCCTGGCTTCGTTTCAAAAGGTGCTGGATTTGGAGGGAGGTGAAAAGGGTGAATGGGGTTTCAAAGCTCTCAAACAGATGAtcaaaataaactttaaattg AATAACTACAATGAGATGATGGAACGATACAAACTGCTATTGACCTATATTAAAAGTGCTGTAACACGAAATCATTCGGAGAAGTCGATCAATTCCATTTTGGATTATATTTCCACATCTAAAAAT atggaaattttgcaaaagttttACGAAACTACATTGGATGCATTGAAGGATGCTAAAAATGATCGTCTCTGGTTCAAAACCAATACCAAATTAGGCAAACTCTACTTTGATCTTGGCGACTtcataaaattacaaaagatACTTAAGCAACTGCATCAATCCTGTCAAACAGATGACGGTGAGGATGATCTAAAGAAGGGCACGCAATTGCTGGAAATATATGCGTTAGAGATTCAAATGTATACTGTGCAAAAGAATAACAAGAAGCTAAAGGCGTTATATGAACAATCCTTGCATATTAAGTCCGCAATACCACATCCACTTATTATGGGTGTAATTCGTGAGTGTGGCGGAAAAATGCATTTGCGAGAAGGTGAATTCGAAAAGGCGCATACCGACTTTTTCGAAGCATTCAAGAATTATGATGAATCAGGATCTCCGCGACGAACGacatgtttaaagtatttagttTTGGCTAATAT GTTAATGAAATCCGGTATAAATCCTTTCGATTCGCAAGAAGCCaaaccatataaacaagatCCTGAAATTGTTGCCATGACAAAGCTGGTTATTTCGTATCAAAATAACGACATTACAGAATTTGAGTCTATTTTAAAAACCAATCATAAAAACATTATGGATGATCCGTTTATACGTGAACATATTGAAGATTTGCTTCGCAATATACGCACACAGGTGCTAATAAAACTCATACgaccttataaaaatattagaataccATTTATAgctacaaaattgaaaattgaagccGTTGAAGTTGAAAGTCTGCTGGTATCGTGCATATTAGACAA CACAATCCAAGGACGCATCGATCAAATGAATCAAATTCTTCAACTTGATAAAGAAAACAGCAATGCAGCACGCTACAATGCGGTGGACGGCTGGGCGAATCAAATATCATCTTTACATCAGGCTGTAGTTAACAAAATGGCATAA